A genomic region of Nymphaea colorata isolate Beijing-Zhang1983 chromosome 2, ASM883128v2, whole genome shotgun sequence contains the following coding sequences:
- the LOC116248551 gene encoding probable methyltransferase At1g27930 → MKLMARLIDRPWFVAMAASCFTAAIILTAGLSHDSLRPYLPSAYIPQAGSSANHMDAIVHYATSRIVPQQSLAEIRVSYAVLRRRAPCNFLVFGLGHDSVMWANLNPGGTTLFLEDDPEWVRSVVKASPTALQALTIQYHTRLSDADRLLEYYRGDAECGWTVVGRSGLKGSRCQLALADLPAEVYEREWDVIMIDAPKGYIGVAPGRMGAIYSAGVMARARRSPGETDVFLHDVNRRVEKVYAEEFLCVGNRMESVGRLWHFRIPPERRNINRFC, encoded by the coding sequence ATGAAGCTGATGGCCCGACTGATCGACCGGCCGTGGTTCGTCGCCATGGCCGCCTCCTGCTTCACCGCGGCTATCATCCTCACGGCTGGCCTCAGCCACGACAGCCTCCGCCCCTACCTTCCGAGCGCGTACATTCCCCAGGCCGGTTCCTCCGCCAATCACATGGACGCGATCGTCCACTACGCCACCTCGCGGATCGTCCCCCAGCAGTCGCTTGCCGAGATCCGGGTGAGCTACGCCGTGCTCCGCCGGCGGGCGCCGTGTAACTTTCTCGTCTTCGGGTTGGGCCACGACAGCGTCATGTGGGCCAATCTCAATCCAGGCGGCACCACCCTCTTCCTGGAGGACGACCCCGAGTGGGTGAGATCGGTCGTGAAGGCCTCGCCCACCGCCCTCCAAGCCCTCACCATCCAGTACCATACCCGCCTCTCCGACGCCGACCGTCTGCTCGAGTACTACCGGGGCGATGCGGAATGCGGCTGGACGGTGGTGGGGCGGTCGGGGCTCAAGGGGTCGAGGTGTCAACTGGCGCTCGCCGATTTGCCGGCGGAGGTGTACGAGAGGGAATGGGACGTGATCATGATCGACGCGCCGAAGGGCTACATCGGGGTGGCACCGGGGAGGATGGGTGCTATTTACTCCGCCGGGGTGATGGCAAGGGCCCGGCGGAGCCCTGGCGAGACGGACGTGTTCCTGCACGATGTGAACCGTCGGGTGGAGAAGGTTTATGCGGAGGAATTTCTGTGCGTGGGAAACCGGATGGAGAGCGTGGGCCGGCTGTGGCACTTCAGGATACCGCCGGAGAGGAGGAACATCAACCGGTTCTGTTGA